The Sinorhizobium fredii genome contains the following window.
TGCGGCCTTAGCCAGATGCCCGGGGTCTGATACCCCATGGACCGCGCAATCTCCGCCACGAAGGCATTGCAGTTATAAACCGACGCGTGCCAGACACGCGACTTTTCCTTCAGCTTTCGTATGAAGGCGACCACCTTGTTGTATTCCGCCTCGCTCAGCATGATACGCCAGCTTGCCGACCTGTATTCCTCTTCGAGGTCGCCGTCGCTCGCTCCGGTCTCCGCCGGCACGGGGAAAAAATGTCCCAGAACATAGGGCGCCGCGTCGTTCGTCGCCGGAGCAAGACCTGCCACCTCGGGGTTGATCATTGCTCCCGAGGCATTCGTTCGGCCGAAGACCGCGTAGGTATGGCCGTAGCTCAGCGCATAGCGTGAGCGGAATTCGATGAAATACCCTTGTTCTCGGGTTTGAGAGAGGAGCTTGGCTGACCCGCCGGCCTGGCTGGTCGACACGTAAGCGGGTTGTGGCTTCTTGTCTTGTGTCTGGCACGCCGTTGCAGCGAATGCGACCAGAATCACAGGGAGAAAACGGCTTGATGCAAATGTCATCACGTCACTTCGCTCTGTCGCCGAACTTTATTTTAGCAAAATTTGCGCCGGCTTGTATCAACCAGTGGCGTTTTCGACCGTCTGCCTTGGGCTGATTCGGTCTAAAGGCGCTCCGTGGGAGGCTCTTGGAGTCTCCCACGGAGCAAATTCAGGCGTTACTTGTAAACGGGAGCAGGCTCTACTGCCGGCTCTGCTGCCACAGGCGGCGGAGCCTTCCCTTTGCCCTTGCCGATCGTGTCGCAAGCGGTCAGGCCGGCGACAGAAAGCAACGCAATCATCACGATTAGAATTCTGCTCATCAAGTAGTCCTTTCCTCAATAGTCGGAATGGTTTATCGAAGGCAACACTCCAAGTAATAGTGGCGATCGGCGCCTAGGCCTAGTGCAAGAAGGACACAGTTGGCATCAGCTTTGTCGGTGCGGAACTGTTTAACGGTCACTTCAAAACACCTGGCTTAATTATTTATACCAAATACGCGCGCAAACACCATCAGATGATCAATACGGTGGTCCCGACGGGGGTCCGGCTGTAAAGATCGACGATGTCTTCGTTCGTCAAGCGGATGCAACCGCTCGACACTGCCTGTCCGATCGTCCACGGTTCGTTCGTGCCGTGCAAGCGGAACATCGTGTCCTGCCCGCCACGATAGAGGTAGAGGGCGGATGCGCCGAGCGGATTGTGTAAGCCGCCGGAGACGCCCCCCGCATACTGACGCAGGTGGGGTTTTCGGCGCATCATGTTTTCGGTGGGGGTCCAGGAGGGCCACTCCGCCTTTCGGCCGATTCTGGCCCTGCCCTTGAGGGTGCGGCCTTCCTCTCCGACGCCGATGCCGTAGCGAATCGCCGTGCCGCCGCCCACGACGTAGTAGAGATAACGTTCCTCGGTGTTGACGACGATCGTTCCCGGTGCCTCGCCTCCGTCATAGGCTACTTCCTGCCTGCGGTAGCGCGGCTCGATACGCGTCCTGGAAGCGATTGGGCTCTCGATTGGTCGGACGATCGAACTGCATCCCGTGGCCAGCAAAGCCAGACTACCCAATACGAGCATGCGACGCGTAACATGGTTCTTGTCCATCTTCACCTGCTAAGAAAATACGTGAGTCCCCAGACTGCGTGTTTAACACTGCTGCGCGTGCTGGCCAAGCCTCGCATCTCAGGCGGGCACAAGGAGGTGAATTAAGCCTTTTAAATCAGGGGATTGCATGTTCGATTTGGGACAGTACGAAGGGGCAGACGGCCCGATTCGCTGTCGTTATCCCCTCTCGATTGCGCCAATCCTGCGGCCGCAGATCCGACTCGCGAACGACGACCGGCTGACGTGTTCGAGCGATCGGGCGGCCAGCTTGGCGGATAGATTAAACCCTTGCGGCAACCAGCCGTGTCTGCTCGACTGCGAGTGGGAAGAGGTAAGAAGGATTAAGAGCATGAAACTGGGCTTCGAGGGCAAGATTGCCATCGTAACCGGCGGCGGTTCGGGAATCGGCGCGGCCATCTCGCGGCAATTATGCGGCGATGG
Protein-coding sequences here:
- a CDS encoding L,D-transpeptidase; this translates as MDKNHVTRRMLVLGSLALLATGCSSIVRPIESPIASRTRIEPRYRRQEVAYDGGEAPGTIVVNTEERYLYYVVGGGTAIRYGIGVGEEGRTLKGRARIGRKAEWPSWTPTENMMRRKPHLRQYAGGVSGGLHNPLGASALYLYRGGQDTMFRLHGTNEPWTIGQAVSSGCIRLTNEDIVDLYSRTPVGTTVLII